From Enterococcus wangshanyuanii, the proteins below share one genomic window:
- the rpmG gene encoding 50S ribosomal protein L33 yields MATKKAALACSDCGSRNYSKAVSEGKRGERLEIKKFCKYCQKYTLHKETK; encoded by the coding sequence ATGGCAACCAAAAAAGCAGCACTTGCATGTTCAGATTGTGGCTCCAGAAACTATTCTAAAGCCGTCAGTGAAGGAAAACGTGGAGAACGGTTAGAAATCAAAAAATTCTGTAAATACTGTCAAAAATACACGTTACATAAAGAGACGAAATAG
- the secE gene encoding preprotein translocase subunit SecE, with amino-acid sequence MKFLRSVKDEMKQVTWPSKKQLRKDTLVVIETSIIFAALFFVMDTAVQTVFGWILK; translated from the coding sequence ATGAAGTTTTTACGTAGTGTTAAAGATGAGATGAAACAAGTAACTTGGCCATCAAAAAAACAATTACGCAAAGATACATTGGTCGTTATTGAAACGTCAATTATTTTCGCAGCATTGTTCTTTGTCATGGATACTGCAGTTCAAACAGTGTTTGGCTGGATTCTTAAATAA
- the nusG gene encoding transcription termination/antitermination protein NusG: MESFEKNWYVLHTYSGYENKVKANIESRAQSMGMGDFIFRVVVPEETATEIKNGKEKEIINKTFPGYVLVEMTMTDDSWYVVRNTPGVTGFVGSHGAGSKPAPLLQEEINHILRSIGMSTRQSDLDVALGDTVRIIEGAFSGLEGEVTEVDEERQKLKVNIDMFGRETSTELDFEQVDSI; the protein is encoded by the coding sequence ATGGAATCATTTGAAAAAAATTGGTATGTACTTCATACATACTCTGGTTACGAGAACAAGGTCAAAGCAAACATTGAATCACGTGCACAAAGCATGGGAATGGGTGATTTTATTTTCCGTGTTGTTGTTCCAGAAGAAACTGCGACAGAAATAAAAAATGGAAAAGAAAAAGAAATCATCAATAAAACATTCCCAGGATATGTCTTGGTAGAAATGACTATGACCGATGATTCTTGGTACGTTGTCCGTAATACACCTGGTGTTACAGGATTTGTTGGTTCACATGGCGCAGGAAGCAAACCAGCTCCACTATTACAAGAAGAGATCAACCATATTCTACGTTCGATCGGTATGAGTACTCGTCAGTCTGATTTGGATGTAGCTTTAGGTGATACGGTTCGAATCATTGAAGGAGCATTCTCGGGTCTTGAAGGAGAAGTGACTGAGGTGGATGAGGAACGTCAAAAATTAAAAGTAAATATCGATATGTTCGGTCGTGAAACAAGTACAGAGTTAGACTTTGAACAAGTAGATTCAATTTAA
- a CDS encoding alpha/beta fold hydrolase: MERKQLFYVVLICFALFFTGCGSKKIVEQKPSSNPTSSSETESKSAVPTLFIHGYSGGNGSFGGMIKRLEADDFTKKEVVLTVSAEGKINASGKLTGKENNPSVQVLFEDNKNNEWNQAEWIKNCLIYLRDTFEINQVNLVGHSMGGVSTLRYLTTYGDDPSLPTVQKFVAIAAPFNNFVELSEGETVDGLIANGPSVQSERYADYVNGIDKVSAGMPVLILAGDIEDGSLSDEIVPVADALSVIALFKAHGNKVQEKIFYGKNAQHSQLHENREVDQTVANFLWRSDK; the protein is encoded by the coding sequence ATGGAAAGAAAACAGTTGTTTTATGTAGTATTGATTTGTTTCGCGCTCTTTTTTACAGGCTGTGGAAGTAAAAAAATAGTAGAGCAAAAGCCTTCATCAAACCCAACAAGTTCTAGTGAAACTGAGTCGAAGTCAGCAGTTCCTACACTTTTTATTCATGGTTATAGTGGCGGTAATGGTTCGTTTGGTGGAATGATCAAGCGTTTAGAAGCAGATGATTTTACGAAAAAAGAAGTTGTTTTGACTGTTAGCGCAGAAGGAAAAATCAATGCTTCAGGAAAACTTACGGGGAAAGAAAACAACCCGAGTGTTCAAGTATTATTTGAGGATAATAAAAATAATGAATGGAACCAAGCGGAGTGGATCAAAAATTGTCTGATTTACCTTCGAGATACATTTGAAATCAATCAGGTCAATCTTGTCGGACATTCGATGGGTGGTGTCAGTACATTAAGGTATTTGACGACTTATGGCGATGATCCAAGCTTACCCACAGTTCAAAAATTTGTTGCGATCGCAGCACCTTTCAATAATTTTGTTGAATTGTCAGAAGGTGAGACGGTCGATGGTTTGATTGCAAATGGGCCATCTGTTCAAAGTGAACGCTATGCTGATTATGTGAATGGGATCGATAAAGTTTCAGCAGGAATGCCAGTACTGATTCTTGCCGGAGATATAGAAGATGGTAGTTTAAGCGATGAGATCGTTCCAGTAGCAGATGCACTAAGCGTAATAGCTTTATTTAAAGCACATGGAAATAAGGTTCAAGAAAAAATCTTTTATGGAAAAAATGCACAACACAGTCAGCTGCATGAAAATAGAGAAGTAGATCAGACGGTTGCAAACTTTTTGTGGCGTTCTGATAAATAA